TGGTGTGTCCTGGTTTGGGAAAATATACCCAAGGCAACGATCAATAATAGGGTCCATTATTCATATATGTCAATCAGCCCCGCATCGCGTCGCATCACGCCTGCATAAACCCGGTATGAGCAAGGGATTAACGCGGGCCCGAAATTGCCACGGGATATGTGGGCCGCACGGAATAAGCTCGTGAAACTTGCGATCATGGTGAACGGCGACCCGTTTACGCATCAGGCGGCCGGCACCGCGTATCACTTTAGCCGCGCGGCGCTGCAAAAAGGCCACGAAATTCTGCGGGTTTTCTTCTATCACAACGGTGTCCATGCCGGCACCCGACTGAACGTCGCACCACAGGACGAAAGCGATTTACCCGGGCTTTGGCACGAGCTCGGCGCACAATACGGGCTCGATCTGGCCGTGTGCGTCAGCGC
This genomic stretch from Gammaproteobacteria bacterium harbors:
- the tusD gene encoding sulfurtransferase complex subunit TusD, with product MKLAIMVNGDPFTHQAAGTAYHFSRAALQKGHEILRVFFYHNGVHAGTRLNVAPQDESDLPGLWHELGAQYGLDLAVCVSAAQRRGVLDSREAQRHGKDGDNLAPGFRIAGLGQLIEAGIDAERLVVFGD